In one window of Astyanax mexicanus isolate ESR-SI-001 chromosome 18, AstMex3_surface, whole genome shotgun sequence DNA:
- the bbc3 gene encoding bcl-2-binding component 3 codes for MARPQMDSRADGQSPTSQQSCRMEALRRDVWPSGSTQPAPQPRHRHRTTANQTSPAPQPLAPMQDALSEPRVPQQNSLLRDNTSTAGTEQERPRPTESNQPLPDLLLQSHSSSSNSSHRDSPADEEPTPEEQAIHRVAIQLRTIGDDMNTVYLQRRNEAPQWQNWRGLYRGLVAFLADTISTLYQHGLR; via the exons ATGGCCCGCCCGCAAATGGACAGCAGGGCGGATGGTCAGAGTCCCACATCGCAACAGAGCTGCAGAATGGAGGCGTTACGCCGGGATGTCTGGCCCAGTGGAAGCACACAGCCTGCGCCTCAGCCACGCCACCGGCACCGGACTACAGCCAATCAAACGAGCCCTGCCCCTCAGCCCCTTGCCCCGATGCAAGATGCCTTGAGTGAGCCCAGGGTCCCCCAGCAGAATAGTCTTCTCAGAGACAACACAAGCACTGCAG GAACAGAGCAAGAGCGACCCCGGCCCACTGAGAGTAACCAGCCCCTGCCTGATCTCCTGCTCCAAAGCCACAGCTCTTCATCCAACTCAAGCCACAGAGACTCCCCTGCAGACGAAGAGCCCACGCCAGAGGAACAAGCCATCCACCGAGTGGCCATTCAGCTGAGGACCATAGGAGATGACATGAATACAGTTTACCTTCAGAGAAGG AATGAAGCTCCACAATGGCAGAACTGGAGGGGCCTGTACCGAGGTCTGGTGGCCTTCCTGGCTGACACAATCAGCACCCTCTACCAGCATGGGCTGAGATGA